The proteins below are encoded in one region of Candidatus Firestonebacteria bacterium RIFOXYD2_FULL_39_29:
- a CDS encoding deoxyguanosinetriphosphate triphosphohydrolase: MKAKFLTREQFEKEEYLFLAPYAMKSGDSKGREYPEPEHNLRSAFQRDRDRIVHCNAFRRLEYKTQVFVIHEGDYYRTRLTHTIEVSQVARSLARNLRLNEDLTEAIALAHDLGHTPFGHSGEEVLNRLMKTHGKFEHNQQSLRIVTKLEKRYPDFPGLNLTFEVRDGLDKHKSDYDIPAAKGTTTTLEAEIVNLSDEIAYHTHDLDDGIKSQLINIEDLSKVRICKELLGKIQTKEDELRRYELVKLLINYFCKDLITQTLANIEKCNINSIADVERSKIKVVSFSKEMNEKKRELRDFLYKNLYKHYRVVRMEVKHQNILEQLFEKYDKFFEHNPAKGKYSMLPQEIRNRVSKDSDKYRVICDHIANMTDRYALDEHKKLFDASEKV; the protein is encoded by the coding sequence ATGAAAGCTAAATTTCTGACCAGGGAGCAGTTTGAAAAGGAAGAATATCTTTTTCTTGCCCCTTATGCAATGAAAAGCGGGGATTCCAAAGGCAGGGAATATCCGGAACCGGAGCATAATTTACGCTCGGCTTTTCAAAGAGACAGGGACAGGATAGTTCATTGCAATGCTTTCCGCCGTCTGGAATATAAAACCCAGGTATTTGTTATCCATGAAGGGGATTACTACAGGACCCGTTTAACCCATACCATTGAAGTATCCCAGGTAGCACGTTCTCTTGCCAGGAATCTCAGATTAAATGAGGACCTGACGGAGGCAATTGCACTCGCGCACGATCTCGGGCATACGCCTTTTGGCCATTCCGGCGAAGAAGTATTAAACAGACTGATGAAAACTCACGGTAAATTTGAACACAACCAGCAAAGTTTAAGAATTGTAACAAAACTAGAAAAACGCTATCCGGATTTCCCCGGCCTAAACCTTACTTTTGAAGTAAGGGATGGCTTGGATAAACACAAATCAGATTATGATATTCCGGCAGCAAAAGGAACTACAACAACACTGGAGGCAGAGATAGTAAATCTTTCGGATGAGATCGCATATCATACACATGATCTTGATGACGGGATAAAATCCCAGTTAATAAACATTGAGGATCTGAGTAAAGTCAGGATTTGCAAGGAATTACTGGGGAAAATACAGACAAAAGAGGATGAGCTTAGAAGGTATGAACTGGTTAAACTGCTTATCAACTATTTTTGTAAAGATCTTATTACCCAGACCCTGGCAAACATAGAAAAATGCAATATTAACAGTATTGCCGACGTGGAAAGATCAAAGATCAAGGTCGTTTCTTTTTCCAAGGAAATGAATGAAAAAAAACGGGAGCTCAGGGATTTTCTTTATAAAAATCTATACAAGCATTACAGGGTCGTCAGAATGGAAGTAAAGCATCAGAACATTCTTGAACAACTGTTTGAAAAATACGATAAATTTTTTGAACATAATCCTGCAAAAGGAAAATACAGCATGCTGCCTCAGGAGATCAGAAACAGAGTGTCAAAAGATTCTGACAAATACAGGGTTATTTGCGACCACATTGCGAACATGACGGACAGATACGCACTGGATGAACATAAAAAGCTTTTTGACGCGTCGGAAAAAGTCTAG
- a CDS encoding alkaline phosphatase produces MIGKIIGVLAGFIIGTISTLGYSGIVLMMAIESACIPLPSEIIMPFSGYLAAKGQFTLFWVSFAGALGCLVGSIPTYLVGLYGGRPLLEKYGKYVLISHHDMKIADKFFEKYGDLATFISRLLPVVRTFISLPSGIAKTNFPKFCLYTFLGSFVWCWFLAWVGFKMGENWDTLGVYFHRFDAVIGIVILAGAIWYVRRHLKQK; encoded by the coding sequence ATAATCGGAAAAATTATCGGTGTTTTGGCGGGATTTATAATCGGCACTATATCTACATTGGGTTATTCCGGAATCGTTTTAATGATGGCCATTGAGTCCGCCTGCATTCCCCTTCCCTCCGAGATAATAATGCCTTTTTCCGGATATCTGGCGGCAAAAGGGCAGTTTACACTCTTCTGGGTATCTTTCGCGGGAGCACTCGGTTGTCTGGTCGGCTCTATTCCTACATATCTTGTCGGTCTTTACGGCGGCAGACCTTTGCTTGAAAAGTACGGCAAATACGTACTTATTTCTCATCATGACATGAAGATCGCCGATAAATTCTTCGAAAAATACGGTGACCTGGCAACTTTCATCAGCAGATTACTTCCGGTAGTACGCACCTTTATCTCGCTTCCTTCCGGAATAGCCAAAACAAATTTCCCAAAATTCTGTCTGTATACTTTTCTCGGATCTTTTGTCTGGTGCTGGTTTCTGGCCTGGGTCGGTTTTAAAATGGGCGAGAACTGGGACACGCTCGGGGTATATTTCCACCGATTTGACGCCGTTATCGGAATAGTAATCCTTGCCGGAGCGATCTGGTATGTAAGAAGGCACTTGAAACAAAAATAG